In Streptomyces sp. 840.1, one DNA window encodes the following:
- a CDS encoding ABC transporter substrate-binding protein — translation MRGATQVKWAACAVAVALAATACGGGGDSGGGGGANGVVSSSWGDPQNPLEPANTNEVQGGKVLDMVFRGLKRYNPKTGAAEDMLAEKIATTDSKNFDITVKDGWTFSNGEKVTAKSFVDAWNYGASLKNNQKNAYFFGQIDGYAKVHPDSGAQAAGAMSGLKVTGARTFTVKLSQKFSLWPDTLGYAAFAPLPQAFFDDHAAWLKKPVGNGPYTIDSYTKGSQMSLRKWDKYPGTDKAQNGGIDLKVYTDNNTAYTDLVAGNLDLVDDVPAAQLKNVKADLGDRYINTPAGIIQTLAFPFYDKAWDKADSDKVRKGLSMAINRKQITETIFNKTRTPATDWTSPVLGEAGGYQSGFCGSLCDYNPAEAKKMISQGGGIPGGQVKIGYNADTGSHKDWVDAVCNSINNALGNDKACVGAPTGTFADFRNKITQKKMTGPFRAGWQMDYPLIQNFLQPLYYTNASSNDGKWSDPKFDKLVNQANAESDKAKAVKTFKDAEAVVRDNMAAIPLWYQNGSAGYSTNVSNVALNPFSVPVYSEIKVK, via the coding sequence ATGCGCGGAGCCACACAGGTCAAGTGGGCCGCATGCGCGGTCGCCGTCGCCCTGGCGGCGACCGCCTGCGGCGGCGGGGGCGACAGTGGTGGCGGCGGTGGCGCCAATGGGGTGGTGAGTTCCTCGTGGGGTGACCCGCAGAACCCGCTGGAGCCGGCCAACACCAACGAGGTGCAGGGCGGCAAGGTCCTCGACATGGTCTTCCGGGGTCTCAAGCGGTACAACCCCAAGACCGGCGCGGCCGAGGACATGCTGGCGGAGAAGATCGCCACGACCGACTCGAAGAACTTCGACATCACCGTCAAGGACGGCTGGACGTTCTCCAACGGCGAGAAGGTCACCGCCAAGTCCTTCGTGGACGCGTGGAACTACGGCGCGAGCCTCAAGAACAACCAGAAGAACGCCTACTTCTTCGGTCAGATCGATGGCTACGCCAAGGTGCACCCGGACTCCGGCGCCCAGGCCGCCGGAGCCATGTCCGGGCTGAAGGTCACCGGCGCCAGGACGTTCACCGTCAAGCTCAGCCAGAAGTTCTCGCTGTGGCCCGACACGCTGGGCTACGCGGCCTTCGCCCCGCTGCCCCAGGCCTTCTTCGACGACCACGCGGCCTGGCTGAAGAAGCCGGTCGGCAACGGCCCGTACACCATTGACTCGTACACCAAGGGCTCGCAGATGTCCCTGCGCAAGTGGGACAAGTACCCCGGTACGGACAAGGCGCAGAACGGCGGCATCGACCTCAAGGTCTACACCGACAACAACACCGCCTACACCGACCTGGTGGCCGGCAACCTCGACCTGGTCGACGACGTCCCCGCCGCGCAGCTGAAGAACGTCAAGGCCGACCTCGGCGACCGCTACATCAACACCCCGGCCGGCATCATCCAGACCCTGGCCTTCCCGTTCTACGACAAGGCGTGGGACAAGGCCGACAGCGACAAGGTCCGCAAGGGCCTGTCCATGGCCATCAACCGCAAGCAGATCACCGAGACGATCTTCAACAAGACGCGGACGCCCGCCACCGACTGGACCTCGCCGGTGCTGGGTGAGGCGGGCGGCTACCAGTCCGGCTTCTGCGGCAGCCTGTGCGACTACAACCCCGCCGAGGCCAAGAAGATGATCTCGCAGGGCGGCGGCATCCCCGGCGGGCAGGTCAAGATCGGCTACAACGCCGACACGGGCAGCCACAAGGACTGGGTGGACGCGGTCTGCAACAGCATCAACAACGCGCTCGGCAACGACAAGGCCTGCGTGGGCGCCCCGACCGGCACCTTCGCCGACTTCCGGAACAAGATCACCCAGAAGAAGATGACGGGCCCGTTCCGCGCCGGCTGGCAGATGGACTACCCCCTCATCCAGAACTTCCTGCAGCCGCTCTACTACACCAACGCCTCGTCCAACGACGGTAAGTGGTCGGACCCCAAGTTCGACAAGCTGGTCAACCAGGCCAACGCCGAGTCGGACAAGGCCAAGGCGGTCAAGACCTTCAAGGACGCCGAAGCGGTGGTCCGGGACAACATGGCGGCCATTCCCCTCTGGTACCAGAACGGCAGCGCCGGCTACTCCACGAACGTCTCGAACGTCGCGCTCAACCCGTTCAGCGTGCCGGTCTACAGCGAGATCAAGGTCAAGTGA
- a CDS encoding ABC transporter permease: MTIPTSNAAAALEVANANPQKTPEPSALKGGDGRSPGKLAWRRFKRDRSGVISAYVVIFFFLVALCAPLISKVYGKDPYTTYGQNQDGLLNDFGFPIKPNGGISGDFWFGIEPQLGRDLLTFLVYGIRNSLFIAGVTTLLVTVLGIVIGVTAGYLGGKTDYFIGRVIDILLAFPSTLFFIAFWPVLISVLVSPEEATPVWLTVTSLILVMTAFGWASIARLLRGEVLALREREFVEAAKVTGASPARIIFKELLPNLWTPILIQATLALPMFVSAEAGLAFLGVGLTAKTPDWGVMLQRGADVYQDDITFMLFPGVSMVVFVLAFNLLGDSVRDALDPKTKR; this comes from the coding sequence ATGACGATTCCAACCTCGAACGCAGCAGCCGCCCTTGAGGTGGCCAACGCGAACCCGCAGAAGACGCCGGAACCTTCGGCACTGAAGGGCGGTGACGGGCGCTCTCCGGGCAAACTGGCCTGGCGTCGCTTCAAGCGCGACCGGTCCGGGGTCATTTCGGCCTATGTGGTCATCTTCTTCTTCCTGGTGGCCCTCTGCGCGCCGCTGATCTCCAAGGTCTACGGCAAGGACCCGTACACGACCTACGGGCAGAACCAGGACGGCCTGCTCAACGACTTCGGCTTTCCCATCAAGCCCAACGGCGGCATCAGCGGCGACTTCTGGTTCGGCATCGAGCCCCAACTGGGCCGTGACCTCCTCACGTTCCTCGTCTACGGCATCCGCAACTCGCTGTTCATCGCGGGCGTCACGACGCTTCTGGTGACCGTCCTCGGCATCGTGATCGGCGTGACCGCCGGCTACCTGGGCGGGAAGACCGACTACTTCATCGGCCGGGTCATCGACATCCTGCTGGCCTTCCCCTCGACGCTGTTCTTCATCGCGTTCTGGCCGGTCCTCATCTCGGTCCTGGTCTCCCCCGAGGAGGCCACCCCGGTCTGGCTCACGGTCACGAGCCTCATCCTGGTGATGACGGCCTTCGGCTGGGCGTCCATCGCCCGGCTGCTGCGCGGCGAGGTACTCGCCCTGCGCGAGCGGGAGTTCGTCGAGGCCGCCAAGGTGACCGGGGCCTCACCCGCACGGATCATCTTCAAGGAACTGCTGCCCAACCTGTGGACGCCGATCCTGATCCAGGCGACCCTCGCTCTCCCCATGTTCGTGAGCGCCGAAGCCGGACTCGCGTTCCTCGGGGTCGGACTGACGGCGAAGACACCCGACTGGGGCGTGATGCTCCAACGCGGCGCCGACGTCTACCAGGACGACATCACCTTCATGCTCTTTCCCGGAGTGTCGATGGTGGTCTTCGTCCTCGCGTTCAACCTCCTCGGCGACTCGGTCCGGGACGCTCTCGACCCGAAGACCAAGCGCTGA
- a CDS encoding ABC transporter substrate-binding protein, with protein MSLSRRNFVIATSVAAGGSLVLSACSSGDSGGGGGKGSPDAGATEYTGATVKIGTKEDSAGPAAEVPGAKKGGTIYGISEDDFSHLDPQRIYFAFNSTGAMMFARSLTGYKIDDKGAMTLVGDLATDVGTPSADNKTWTFTLKDGLKWQDGSELTVEDVRHGIERAWAPFITEGAAYVQQALTGKGDWRKGYEGPYKGKHLDSLVIDKAKKTITFKLAEPRPDFNFTLAMSSYAATPVKLDTKEKYDKQPVSCGPYIVKHRTIDKSMTLTRNKHWDPATDPIRTAYPDTFEFEFGPTALESADRFIADQGKDQQMVSIYKAVPAERMQKVLSDPELKKRTFNGLLTGTYYYAINCKRVTDVEVRKALNTAWPLEQIRKIYGGPSAGDYATTVLSPDILGRKEFDFYGKLKKPKGDAEAAKAILKKAGKLGQKIVYTYPQSPTYDKTAVVVENALKAAGFKPVIKPVDSTSYYDQIQQVDNSFDVMWFGWSPDWPTAYTMIQPLFDSANIGNGQNNVSQVKVDWIDEAIKKNVVIADQKKAGDAWAALDRKIMDEVVPVIPETFQRRFYLFGSKVGGAMMDPQFSATLLYKTYVKA; from the coding sequence ATGTCTCTCTCCCGCAGAAACTTCGTCATCGCCACGTCCGTCGCGGCGGGCGGCTCGCTCGTCCTCTCCGCGTGCAGCAGTGGCGACTCGGGCGGTGGCGGTGGCAAGGGGTCGCCGGACGCCGGCGCCACCGAGTACACCGGCGCGACCGTCAAGATCGGGACCAAGGAGGACTCCGCCGGCCCCGCGGCCGAGGTCCCCGGCGCCAAGAAGGGCGGGACGATCTACGGCATCTCCGAGGACGACTTCTCCCACCTCGACCCGCAGCGCATCTACTTCGCGTTCAACTCCACCGGCGCCATGATGTTCGCCCGCAGCCTCACCGGCTACAAGATCGACGACAAAGGCGCGATGACCCTGGTCGGCGACCTCGCCACCGATGTCGGCACGCCGTCCGCCGACAACAAGACCTGGACCTTCACCCTGAAGGACGGGCTCAAGTGGCAGGACGGCAGCGAGCTGACCGTCGAGGACGTCCGCCACGGCATCGAGCGGGCCTGGGCACCGTTCATCACCGAGGGCGCCGCCTACGTGCAGCAGGCGCTCACCGGCAAGGGCGACTGGCGCAAGGGCTACGAGGGTCCGTACAAGGGCAAGCACCTCGACTCGCTGGTCATCGACAAGGCCAAGAAGACGATCACCTTCAAGCTGGCCGAGCCCCGCCCGGACTTCAACTTCACCCTGGCCATGAGCTCCTACGCGGCCACGCCGGTGAAGCTGGACACCAAGGAGAAGTACGACAAGCAGCCCGTCTCCTGCGGTCCGTACATCGTCAAGCACCGCACCATCGACAAGTCGATGACGCTGACGCGCAACAAGCACTGGGACCCGGCGACGGACCCCATCCGCACCGCCTACCCGGACACCTTCGAGTTCGAGTTCGGGCCCACCGCGCTGGAGTCCGCGGACCGCTTCATCGCGGACCAGGGCAAGGACCAGCAGATGGTCTCCATCTACAAGGCCGTGCCGGCCGAGCGCATGCAGAAGGTGCTCTCCGACCCCGAGCTGAAGAAGCGGACCTTCAACGGCCTGCTCACCGGCACGTACTACTACGCGATCAACTGCAAGCGCGTCACGGACGTCGAGGTGCGCAAGGCGCTCAACACCGCCTGGCCGCTGGAGCAGATCCGCAAGATCTACGGCGGACCGTCCGCGGGCGACTACGCGACCACCGTCCTCAGCCCCGACATCCTGGGCCGCAAGGAGTTCGACTTCTACGGCAAGCTGAAGAAGCCCAAGGGTGACGCCGAGGCGGCCAAGGCCATCCTCAAGAAGGCCGGCAAGCTCGGCCAGAAGATCGTCTACACCTACCCGCAGAGCCCCACCTACGACAAGACGGCCGTCGTCGTCGAGAACGCGCTCAAGGCCGCGGGCTTCAAGCCGGTCATCAAGCCCGTCGACTCGACCTCGTACTACGACCAGATCCAGCAGGTCGACAACAGCTTCGACGTCATGTGGTTCGGCTGGTCCCCGGACTGGCCGACCGCCTACACGATGATCCAGCCGCTGTTCGACAGCGCCAACATCGGCAACGGCCAGAACAACGTCTCCCAGGTCAAGGTCGACTGGATCGACGAGGCCATCAAGAAGAACGTCGTCATCGCCGACCAGAAGAAGGCCGGCGACGCCTGGGCCGCACTGGACCGGAAGATCATGGACGAGGTCGTGCCGGTCATCCCGGAGACCTTCCAGCGCCGCTTCTACCTCTTCGGCTCGAAGGTCGGCGGCGCCATGATGGACCCGCAGTTCTCCGCGACGCTGCTCTACAAGACGTACGTCAAGGCCTGA
- a CDS encoding ABC transporter permease, which produces MLRFLLRRVVGAAVILLIISALVFVLFYAAPRDPARVACGKVCTPETLALVRHNLGIADPIPVQYWHWLQGIFVGREYTSYGNCPAPCLGYSFINREPVFGTIVDRFPTTLSLSVGSAFVFVIFGVGAGMLAAVKQGKPLDKVASSASLIASSMQIYIVGVLAMYFLTDQWHLLDRPSYTPFTENPGAWFSGLLLPWLVLSVIFTANYTRMARSQLVESMSEDYVRTARAKGLSRRTVFFRFAWRGAMGPIVTIFGLDLGVLLGGAIITEKTFSLQGIGALSVKAVSTNDLPTLLGVMMVAAVAIVLLNIVVDAVYALIDPRVRLA; this is translated from the coding sequence ATGCTGCGCTTTCTTCTCCGCCGTGTCGTCGGCGCCGCGGTCATTCTGCTGATCATCAGCGCCCTAGTCTTCGTCCTCTTCTACGCGGCCCCGCGTGACCCCGCCCGGGTCGCCTGCGGCAAGGTCTGCACGCCCGAGACACTCGCGCTGGTGCGGCACAACCTGGGGATCGCCGACCCGATACCGGTGCAGTACTGGCACTGGCTGCAAGGGATCTTCGTAGGACGCGAGTACACGTCCTACGGGAACTGCCCCGCGCCCTGTCTGGGCTACTCCTTCATCAACCGCGAGCCGGTCTTCGGCACCATCGTGGACCGCTTCCCGACGACCCTCTCGCTCTCCGTCGGCAGCGCCTTCGTGTTCGTCATCTTCGGTGTCGGCGCCGGCATGCTCGCCGCCGTCAAGCAGGGCAAGCCGCTCGACAAGGTCGCGTCCTCCGCCTCGCTGATCGCCTCCTCGATGCAGATCTACATCGTCGGCGTGCTCGCCATGTACTTCCTCACCGACCAGTGGCACCTGCTGGACCGCCCCAGCTACACGCCGTTCACCGAGAACCCGGGCGCGTGGTTCTCCGGGCTCCTGCTGCCCTGGCTGGTGCTCTCGGTCATCTTCACGGCCAACTACACCCGTATGGCCCGCTCCCAGCTCGTGGAGTCGATGAGCGAGGACTACGTCAGGACCGCCCGCGCCAAGGGGCTCTCCCGGCGGACGGTGTTCTTCAGATTCGCCTGGCGCGGGGCCATGGGGCCGATCGTCACCATCTTCGGCCTGGACCTCGGCGTACTGCTCGGCGGCGCGATCATCACCGAGAAGACCTTCAGCCTCCAGGGCATCGGGGCCCTCTCGGTCAAGGCGGTGTCCACCAACGACCTGCCGACGCTCCTCGGCGTGATGATGGTGGCCGCGGTCGCGATCGTGCTCCTCAACATCGTCGTGGACGCCGTCTACGCCCTCATCGACCCACGCGTCCGCCTCGCCTAG
- a CDS encoding ABC transporter ATP-binding protein, with amino-acid sequence MVKAVDGLSFDVEHGKTLGIVGESGSGKSVTNLSILGLHHPDHTEIEGEILLDGQDLLAASERELERLRGNKMAMIFQDALASLSPYHTIGKQIGETFRKHTGASKREARARAVEMLTKVGIPQPNLRVDDYPHQFSGGMRQRAMIAMALVCNPALLVADEPTTALDVTVQAQIMDLLKDLQQETGTSIIFITHDLGVIADIADDVLVMYGGRCVERGTKKEVLRAPQHPYTWGLLGSMPSLEGPVDVPLSPIPGSPPSLLNPPTGCRFHPRCSFTERVGGNRCTNEQPPLELTAGRGAACHLTPEQRVEFFADFAGARTN; translated from the coding sequence ATGGTCAAGGCCGTCGACGGGCTGTCCTTCGACGTCGAACACGGCAAGACCCTCGGCATCGTCGGCGAGTCCGGCTCCGGCAAGTCCGTCACCAACCTCTCGATCCTCGGCCTGCACCACCCCGACCACACCGAGATCGAGGGCGAGATCCTGCTCGACGGGCAGGACCTGCTGGCCGCGTCGGAGCGGGAGCTGGAGCGGCTGCGCGGCAACAAGATGGCCATGATCTTCCAGGACGCGCTGGCCTCGCTCTCGCCGTACCACACCATCGGCAAGCAGATCGGTGAGACGTTCCGCAAGCACACCGGGGCGTCCAAGCGCGAGGCGCGGGCGCGGGCCGTGGAGATGCTCACCAAGGTCGGCATCCCGCAGCCGAACCTGCGCGTCGACGACTATCCGCACCAGTTCTCCGGCGGTATGCGCCAGCGCGCGATGATCGCCATGGCGCTGGTCTGCAACCCCGCGCTGCTGGTGGCGGACGAGCCGACGACCGCGCTCGACGTCACCGTGCAGGCCCAGATCATGGACCTGCTGAAGGACCTCCAGCAGGAGACCGGCACCTCGATCATCTTCATCACCCACGACCTCGGTGTCATCGCCGACATCGCGGACGACGTGCTGGTGATGTACGGCGGCCGGTGCGTGGAGCGCGGCACGAAGAAGGAGGTGCTGCGGGCACCCCAGCACCCTTACACCTGGGGTCTGCTGGGGTCGATGCCGAGCCTGGAGGGGCCGGTGGACGTACCGCTGTCGCCGATCCCCGGATCGCCGCCCAGCCTCCTCAACCCGCCGACCGGCTGCCGCTTCCACCCCCGGTGCTCGTTCACCGAGCGGGTCGGCGGCAACCGCTGCACGAACGAGCAGCCTCCGCTGGAGCTGACCGCCGGCCGCGGCGCCGCCTGCCACCTGACGCCCGAACAGCGCGTGGAGTTCTTCGCGGACTTCGCCGGCGCCCGGACCAACTGA
- a CDS encoding ABC transporter ATP-binding protein, with the protein MSSTDPLLDVSGLTKYFPIKGGFPIRRTIGAVQAVDGLDFSVAAGESLGLVGESGCGKSTTGRLVTRLLEPTGGRITYRGQDISHASRGQLAPIRSEIQMIFQDPYASLNPRQTVGKIITAPMEINDVHPAGGRENRVRELLETVGLNPEHYNRFPHEFSGGQRQRIGVARALALEPKLIVADEPVSALDVSIQAQVVNLLQKLQKELGIAFLFIAHDLAIVRHFSQRVAVMYLGRIVEIADRDDLYGNPRHPYTRALLSAVPEASADDVPARDRIRLTGDVPSPVNPPSGCRFRTRCWKATDKCASETPPLVRIEGSREGHLTACHYPEEPGMVAAVPQARTEPEAPRLDKTLGDSTGEDPKALG; encoded by the coding sequence ATGAGCAGCACCGATCCCCTCCTTGACGTCTCCGGACTCACCAAGTACTTCCCGATCAAGGGCGGCTTTCCGATCCGGCGGACGATCGGCGCGGTCCAGGCCGTGGACGGACTGGACTTCTCGGTCGCCGCGGGCGAGAGCCTCGGTCTGGTCGGTGAGTCCGGCTGCGGCAAGTCGACGACCGGCCGGCTGGTCACGCGGCTCCTGGAGCCGACCGGCGGCCGGATCACCTACCGCGGGCAGGACATCAGCCACGCCTCTCGGGGGCAGCTGGCCCCGATCCGGTCCGAGATCCAGATGATCTTCCAGGACCCCTACGCCTCGCTGAACCCGCGCCAGACCGTCGGCAAGATCATCACGGCGCCGATGGAGATCAACGACGTCCATCCGGCCGGCGGCCGGGAGAACCGGGTCCGGGAGCTCCTGGAGACCGTCGGGCTCAACCCGGAGCACTACAACCGCTTCCCGCACGAGTTCTCCGGCGGCCAGCGCCAGCGCATCGGGGTGGCCCGCGCGCTCGCCCTGGAACCGAAGCTCATCGTGGCCGACGAGCCGGTCTCGGCGCTGGACGTGTCGATCCAGGCCCAGGTGGTGAACCTGCTGCAGAAGCTGCAGAAGGAACTGGGCATCGCGTTCCTGTTCATCGCCCACGACCTGGCGATCGTGCGCCACTTCTCGCAGCGCGTCGCGGTCATGTACCTGGGCCGGATCGTGGAGATCGCCGACCGCGACGACCTGTACGGCAACCCGAGGCACCCGTACACCCGGGCGCTGCTCTCCGCCGTCCCCGAGGCCAGCGCCGACGACGTGCCGGCCCGCGACCGCATCCGGCTGACGGGCGACGTGCCGTCGCCGGTCAACCCGCCGTCGGGCTGCCGCTTCCGCACCCGCTGCTGGAAGGCGACGGACAAGTGCGCGAGCGAGACGCCGCCGCTGGTCCGGATCGAGGGCAGCCGGGAAGGCCATCTGACGGCCTGCCACTACCCCGAGGAGCCGGGCATGGTCGCGGCCGTCCCGCAGGCCCGTACGGAGCCCGAGGCGCCGCGCCTGGACAAGACCCTCGGCGACAGCACCGGCGAAGACCCCAAGGCCCTCGGCTGA
- a CDS encoding ABC transporter ATP-binding protein: MADINKEPVDATPNVSDVETVDAATEAEAVAAIDAPVSQGEPILQVRNLVKHFPLTQGILFKKQVGAVKAVDGISFDLYAGETLGIVGESGCGKSTVAKLLMTLEQATAGEVFYKGQDITKLSGRALKAVRRNIQMVFQDPYTSLNPRMTVGDIIGEPYEIHPEVAPKGDRRRKVQELLDVVGLNPEYINRYPHQFSGGQRQRIGIARGLALNPEIIICDEPVSALDVSVQAQVINLMEKLQDEFNLSYLFIAHDLSIVRHISDRVGVMYLGKMAEIGTDTQIYDHPTHPYTQALLSAVPVPDPEAREGRERIILSGDVPSPANPPSGCRFRTRCWKAEAKCAEEMPLLAIPERFKTSTTPAAHESACHFAEEKDVVGAAAS, translated from the coding sequence ATGGCTGACATCAACAAGGAGCCCGTGGACGCCACCCCCAACGTCTCCGACGTCGAGACGGTCGACGCGGCCACCGAGGCGGAGGCCGTAGCCGCCATCGACGCGCCCGTGTCGCAGGGCGAGCCGATCCTCCAGGTCCGCAACCTGGTCAAGCACTTCCCGCTGACCCAGGGCATCCTGTTCAAGAAGCAGGTCGGGGCCGTCAAGGCCGTGGACGGGATCTCGTTCGACCTCTACGCGGGCGAGACGCTCGGCATCGTGGGCGAGTCCGGCTGTGGCAAGTCCACCGTCGCCAAGCTCCTGATGACGCTGGAGCAGGCCACCGCGGGCGAGGTCTTCTACAAGGGCCAGGACATCACCAAGCTGTCCGGCCGTGCGCTGAAGGCCGTGCGCCGCAACATCCAGATGGTGTTCCAGGACCCGTACACCTCGCTGAACCCCCGTATGACGGTGGGCGACATCATCGGGGAGCCGTACGAGATCCACCCCGAGGTGGCTCCCAAGGGCGACCGCCGGCGCAAGGTCCAGGAGCTCCTGGACGTCGTCGGTCTCAACCCGGAGTACATCAACCGCTATCCGCACCAGTTCTCCGGCGGCCAGCGCCAGCGCATCGGCATCGCCCGCGGCCTCGCGCTCAACCCGGAGATCATCATCTGCGACGAGCCGGTCTCCGCGCTCGACGTGTCGGTGCAGGCGCAGGTCATCAACCTGATGGAGAAGCTCCAGGACGAGTTCAACCTGTCCTACCTCTTCATCGCGCACGACCTGTCGATCGTCCGGCACATCTCCGACCGGGTCGGCGTCATGTACCTCGGCAAGATGGCCGAGATCGGTACGGACACGCAGATCTACGACCACCCGACGCACCCCTACACCCAGGCGCTGCTGTCGGCGGTCCCGGTCCCGGACCCGGAGGCCCGTGAGGGCCGCGAGCGGATCATCCTCTCCGGGGATGTCCCCTCCCCGGCCAACCCGCCGTCGGGCTGCCGCTTCCGCACCCGCTGCTGGAAGGCCGAGGCCAAGTGCGCCGAGGAGATGCCGCTGCTGGCCATCCCCGAGCGCTTCAAGACCTCCACGACGCCGGCCGCGCACGAGTCGGCCTGCCACTTCGCGGAGGAGAAGGACGTGGTCGGCGCGGCGGCCTCGTAA
- a CDS encoding ABC transporter ATP-binding protein, with translation MTTIDKTAEVPSPRSGDDYVGPLLDVRDLHVEFHTRDGVAKAVNGVNYSVNAGETLAVLGESGSGKSVTAQAIMGILDMPPGKIPQGEILFRGQDMLKMSYEERRKIRGQKIAMIFQDALSSLNPVLSVGYQLGEMFRVHQGLSKKEAKARAIELMDQVKIPAAAARVSDYPHQFSGGMRQRIMIAMALALEPDLIIADEPTTALDVTVQAQVMDLLAELQREYNMGLILITHDLGVVADVADKIAVMYAGRIVETAPVHEIYKRPAHPYTKGLLESIPRLDQKGQELFAIKGLPPNLLHVPSGCAFNPRCIMAQDICRTDIPALRPVTEQDGAELVGRGSACHFWKETIHG, from the coding sequence GTGACCACCATCGACAAGACCGCCGAAGTCCCGTCCCCGCGCTCGGGTGACGACTACGTCGGCCCGCTGCTCGACGTCCGTGACCTCCACGTGGAGTTCCACACCCGGGACGGCGTGGCCAAGGCCGTCAACGGTGTCAACTACAGCGTGAACGCCGGTGAGACGCTCGCCGTTCTCGGTGAGTCGGGCTCCGGCAAGTCCGTGACGGCCCAGGCCATCATGGGCATCCTCGACATGCCGCCGGGCAAGATCCCGCAGGGCGAGATCCTCTTCCGCGGCCAGGACATGCTGAAGATGTCCTACGAGGAGCGCCGGAAGATCCGCGGCCAGAAGATCGCGATGATCTTCCAGGACGCGCTCTCCTCGCTGAACCCGGTCCTCTCCGTCGGCTACCAGCTCGGCGAGATGTTCCGGGTCCACCAGGGACTGTCCAAGAAGGAAGCCAAGGCCAGGGCCATCGAGCTGATGGACCAGGTCAAGATCCCGGCCGCGGCGGCCCGGGTCTCGGACTATCCGCACCAGTTCTCCGGCGGCATGCGCCAGCGCATCATGATCGCCATGGCGCTGGCCCTGGAACCGGACCTGATCATCGCGGACGAGCCGACCACCGCGCTCGACGTGACGGTGCAGGCCCAGGTGATGGACCTCCTCGCGGAGCTCCAGCGCGAGTACAACATGGGCCTGATCCTGATCACCCACGACCTCGGCGTCGTCGCCGACGTCGCGGACAAGATCGCCGTGATGTACGCGGGCCGGATCGTCGAGACCGCCCCGGTCCACGAGATCTACAAGCGGCCGGCGCACCCCTACACCAAGGGGCTGCTCGAATCGATCCCGCGCCTTGACCAGAAGGGCCAGGAGCTCTTCGCGATCAAGGGCCTGCCGCCCAACCTGCTCCACGTGCCGTCGGGCTGTGCCTTCAACCCGCGTTGCATCATGGCGCAGGACATCTGCCGTACGGACATCCCGGCCCTGCGCCCGGTGACCGAGCAGGACGGCGCCGAGCTGGTCGGACGCGGCAGCGCCTGCCACTTCTGGAAGGAGACGATCCATGGCTGA
- a CDS encoding ABC transporter permease, which produces MPDVTKTAPAPEDAKAPIADPSAVVKAEKARSLWGDAWRDLRSNWYFIISSVLIVILLVMAVFPSLFTSASPSSADLVHHYLGKPELSKIGSPGWLGYDGQGHSVYARVIYGTRASITVGVCVTVAVTIVGGLVGMLAGYFGGWVDALLSGFFTNVFLGIPFLLGAMVVLQAFSERSVMVVIFALAFLGWTQIARVMRGAVIVIKQSDYVQAARALGAGTGRILFRHILPNAMAPVIVVATISLGVYISAEATLSYLGLGLADPTISWGIDISGGASQIRVAQHILLYPSIMLSITVLAFIMLGEAVRNALDPKSR; this is translated from the coding sequence ATGCCTGACGTGACCAAGACCGCTCCCGCGCCCGAGGACGCCAAGGCGCCCATCGCGGACCCGTCGGCGGTAGTGAAGGCCGAGAAGGCCCGCAGCCTGTGGGGCGATGCCTGGCGGGACCTGCGCTCCAACTGGTACTTCATCATCTCGTCCGTACTCATCGTGATCCTGCTGGTGATGGCCGTATTCCCCAGCCTGTTCACGAGTGCCTCGCCGTCCTCGGCGGACCTCGTCCACCACTACCTGGGCAAGCCTGAACTGAGCAAGATCGGTTCGCCCGGCTGGCTCGGTTACGACGGCCAGGGCCACAGCGTCTACGCCCGTGTCATCTATGGCACCCGCGCCTCGATCACCGTCGGCGTCTGCGTCACCGTGGCCGTCACGATCGTCGGCGGACTGGTCGGCATGCTCGCCGGTTACTTCGGCGGCTGGGTGGACGCGCTGCTCTCCGGCTTCTTCACCAACGTCTTCCTCGGGATCCCGTTCCTGCTCGGCGCCATGGTCGTCCTGCAGGCCTTCTCCGAGCGCAGCGTCATGGTCGTGATCTTCGCGCTGGCCTTCCTCGGCTGGACCCAGATCGCGCGTGTCATGCGTGGTGCGGTGATCGTCATCAAGCAGTCGGACTACGTGCAGGCCGCCAGGGCGCTCGGCGCGGGAACCGGCCGGATCCTCTTCCGGCACATCCTGCCGAACGCCATGGCCCCCGTGATCGTGGTCGCCACCATCTCGCTCGGTGTCTACATCTCGGCCGAGGCGACGCTGTCCTACCTCGGTCTCGGTCTCGCCGACCCGACCATTTCCTGGGGCATCGACATCTCCGGTGGCGCCAGCCAGATCCGCGTCGCACAGCACATCCTGCTGTACCCGTCGATCATGCTCAGCATCACCGTTCTGGCGTTCATCATGCTCGGCGAAGCCGTCCGTAACGCCCTCGATCCCAAGTCGCGATAA